AGATGTGCCATGTCATTAGAAAACATTCACCCAGAAAATCTGAGTAACATCAATACGCTAGACCCTATCATGCACAAAAAACTTGATTTGATAAGACGCTTGGAGAATTTAGGTTTTATTTTTGCCATAAACCCCAAAGTCGCCACAGAGCAGGCTTGTTCATCAGATGGCACACCCACCGACAAGCTCATCTATCGTGCCAGTCTTATGGATGGTCAAGGCAAGCTACAAAGTGCCTTGCACAAAGGTGATTTTTGGATTAAGGGTGCAGGCAGGTTATATGCTGGCATCTCGTTCGTGGTTGGGTTTATTGGGGTGTTTGGACTGCTTAGCACACATGTAATCAATTTTTTCTATGTCCTGCTAGGATTGCTCGGCTGGCATACACTTACGCTTGTTTTGTGGCTTATCGGATTAAACAGCCCTAGCCGTCATTTTGGCATTTATGATGTGATGAACTGGTTTCGCCCCAAATCTGTCATAGACAGCGAAGCCTTTGATATTTATCAAGAAGAGTTTCAACAAAACCCCACATGGCAAATCGGTAAAATCATCCACAGAGCTTGGCTCTTTGGTTTGACAGGTAGCTTACTTGCTCTGCTTATGCTGTTTTTGTTTAAAAGTTATGCCTTTGTATGGGAATCCACATTGTTATCGCAACACCATTTTGCCATGATTTTAAAGGGATTGGGATTTGTGCCGGGTTTGCTTGGCTTTGAATTACCAAATAAAATGGGTCTGCCTTATGGTGACATACCTCCTGCTCGCCTTGCCATGCTCATGATATTATCGGTGGTGGTCTATGGCATGATACCACGCTTGTGTGCTTATCTGTTGTGCCATATCAATGCTCGTGAACGTTTTAGTATTGACCTTAATTTATATTATTACCAAAATCTACTTCGCACTTTTAACCAAAGCATTGTGGATAAAGACGACTACACCCCACGCACACCAAAACCGAGTAAAACCGCCCCCAGCACTCACAAAAAAATCGTAGCAACCCTAGAATGGGCAAGCGATGATGAGCTATGGCACGGACTGAGTGATGATGTCAAAAACTTAGGGGCGGTTGACACCAAAGAAGACGTGCTGTATCTCACCCAAATCGCCAGCACCTTACACGCCCAAATCCTGCTCGGCGTGGACTGCCGCATCCTGCCTGATAGGGGCGTACTTAGGAAAGTGGATTTGATTCGCCAAAATAGCGATTATGGGGTAATCGTCAAATTCTTACACAGTGGCGGTTATGTCAATGAATGGCGAGACGCATTAAATGAGCGAAATGTTGAACAGATAAATTGATAAATTGGTTTTATTTGTAAATTAATTAATCAGTTAATAAAAACGGGGCAATTTCAATCAGTCCCGTTTTTTCATGATTTTTAAAGGGTAATCTTTTTTTAATAATAAACCATTTATCATTTTCATAATACGCCAAAACATCCAAATCCATAGGCACTTTTTTAAAACTATTATTATGCTCTCGTCCGCATTGTATTTCTATGTTTTTTAACACATCATTAAACTCATCATAATTCATCGGCTTGTATAACTTTATCATCATCACGGCATTATGATAGATAAGCTCTGTTTTGCCTGTAAAATCTTTACCAATAATCACAGATGACAAATCCACATCACCCCATGACTTTAATTCATCAAGAGCGATTTTAAAACTCATCTCGCTATCATGATTACTGCCTAAGGCGATGATATATTGGTGTATCATTTTTATTTACGATTTATGCAGATTTATGACGAATGATTTTTACGCCCACGCTGTCGGCTTGTTTTATGGCGTTGGGCTTATGAATGGTGAGCGTTATGGTTTGGCAAGGATAATGGGCAAGCAAGTATGTGCAAATCTCTTCGGCAAGTTTCTCTAATAACTTCGCCTGTATTTCATGGCATAGCCGTTCTATGTCTTCGCACACCGTTTTATAATTTATGGCATGTGCCACGTCATCAGTTTGGCTTGCTTTGGTCATGTCGCACACCATTTCACAATCTATCACCAGTGATTGCTTAATAGCTCGCTCCCAATCATAGACACCGATAAGGGTGTTAATCTTTAAACCTTGAATAAAAACAATGTCGTTCATTATTTGTCTCATTTATAAAATGGGTAGGGAAATTATATTTACAAATATTAACTATTAACATAGGGCGAATTGCAATTCGCCCCTACAATTCCAAATTATATCAAATCAATGTTTTCTATGTTTCACCATATCCACACTAAACATGATAAGCCCAAGCCAAATTAACCCAAATATCATTAGGCGTTTTAAATCAATCGGTTCATGATAATAAAACACCGCAATCATAAAGACAATACTTGGCGTTAAATAACCCAAAAAGGATAAGGTATTAAAACTCACAAGTTTGGTTGATTGGTTGTATAATAAAAGCGGAATGAGTGTGATTGGACCTGCCAAAGCAAGTAGCCAAATATCATAAGATACCCAAAATGCCAAAGTTGAACTTGCCACATCGGCACTGACAAGCCACATCAAGCACAAAGGCAATAATAAAGCCGTCTCAATAAATAAGCCGTCAATGGCATTAAAAGGCGTTTGGCGTTGCAATACCCCATAAAAGGCAAAGGACAACGCCAAAATCAAACTCACCCACGGCACACCACCAAACAGCACCACCTGAATGCCAACGGCAAGCACGGCAAGGGCGACGGCGATTTTTTGCAAAAGTCTCAGGCGTTCTTTAAAGATGACAAGCGACAGCCCCACGCCCATTAGGGGATTGATAAAATAGCCAAGGCTTGCTTCAAGCACCCTATCATTTGCCACCGCCCACACATAGGTCAGCCAATTTGTGCCAATCAAGAGAGCTGATACAAAAGTCAAGCCAAGCCATTTGGGGTTTTGGCGAATTTGGGTAAGCCAAGCCGTCCGTTTGCCAATGATGATGACAAGGCTTAACACCACAAACGTCCACACCACCCGATGAACGATGACTTCAACGGCATGATAACCGTCCAACAGCTTAAAATAAAAGGGAAAATTACCCCACATCAAAAACGCCAAAAGAGCCGTCATTAGCCCTTTTGGGGTGGTGGTTATGGTTGGTTTATTGCTCATTTTTTATCAATCATTTGTTAAAAATTTTAAGCCTTGATATTGAATGATTTTGTCATCATTGGTAATCAAGCACAAATCATCAATCATTGATTGAGCAATTAGCATTCTATCAAAAGGGTCTTTATGAATGATTGGTAAATTCTCCAAAATTTTGGTGTATTTGTGGTCAATACCCAATTCCAAAAACCCATTTTCAAGCAATCTTTGATATAATTTTACAGTATCAAATTTAAAACCGTCTTTTTTCAAATTGGTTTTTAAGGCAATTTCCCATAAATTAACCGTGCTAAAATAAATGATATTTTCGGTATTTTCCAATATATTTTTGACTTTATTGGATAATTTATGCGGTTCTTTGGCAAGCCAAATGACAATATGAGTATCTAATAAATAATTCATTCAATATTCTCATCAAAACTTTCTTCAAACATTGCCATAATCTCATCATCGCCCCAATGAATATCATCAGGCACAACCCCTTCGCCAATCATAAATCCCAATTGACGTTTTTTGGGCATGGGCTTGGCGATATTGGGCAAAAACTGCCCAATTTCCTTGCCTGATTGCTTAACCGATATGGTCTCGCCCTTTAATAAGGCGTTTTGCACCGCTTGCCAATCAATAAATTGACCGCTAGTAGAACCCAAATCAATGCTTAACATGGCTTACTCCACCACTTCCACATTCAACCCTGCCTTATTGACCAATTCGGCAAATTTTGGAAAGCTGGTATTGACCGTCTCTGTGCCATTGATGACGATTGTATCAGACGCACGCAGGCTTGCCACCGTAAAGCTCATCGCAATTCTATGGTCATGATGAGAGTCAATCTCGCCCCCACCAAACACAAATTCCGCTCCGCCCTTACCGACAATCTCAATGCCGTCATCTAGCACCGTGCAGTCAATACCAAGCGTGGCAAGACCGTCCGCCATGACTTGAATGCGGTCAGATTCTTTGACTCTAAGCTCTTCTGCCCCACGCAAAATCGTCTTGCCTGTGGCACACGCACTTGCCACAAACAGCACTGGAAATTCATCAATGGCAAGCGGTACAAGGTGTAGCGGTATCTCAATGCCGTGTAGCTCGCTTGCCTTGACGCAAATATCCGCCACAGGCTCACCGCCCACCACCGCCTCATTGGTCAGGCGAATGTCCGCCCCCATAAGTTTTAGAATGTCAATCACGCCCGTGCGAGTTGGGTTAATCCCCACCTTTGGCAGTACCACATCGCCATGCCCCGCAATCGCTGCCGCCACCATAAAAAACGCCGAACTTGAAATATCCGCAGGCACTTCAATATCACACGCCACAAGCTCGCCACCGCCTTTGATGCGAATCTCATTGCCCTTATCCAGCTTTTTGACAGCGACATCATAACCAAACGCCCTAAGCATTCGCTCGGTGTGGTCTCGGGTAATCTCAGGCTCGGTTACGACCGTCTCGCCATTTGCCCATAGCCCTGCCAAAAGCAGGCAGGATTTGACCTGAGCGGACGCCATAGGCATATCATAGGTGATAGCATTTAGGGTCTGATTGCCTGTGATTGTGATTGGCGGTGTGCCACGCTCGCCTGTGGTTGTCACGACCGCCCCCATTTCACGCAGGGGCTTTGCCACTCGCTCCATGGGGCGTTTGGATAAACTTCTATCCCCTATCATGGTGCTGTCAAATTTTTGGGCGGACAAAATCCCTGATAATAGTCGCATACTCGTGCCAGAGTTACCCATATCAAGCTCTTTTTGTGGGGCGGTCAAGCCGTGCATTCCCACGCCATGAATGGTAACTTTGTCGCCGTCTCGGTGAATCTCAACGCCCATATCGGCAAAGGCTTGCAAGGTAGATAATGCGTCTTCGCCTTCCAAAAAATTGGTGACACGGGTTACGCCATTTGCTAAACTGCCAAACATAATAGAGCGGTGCGAAATGGATTTGTCAGAGGCAACCGAATGCGTGCCAGTAAAGGTGTTGCTTGGGGTGATTTGGTATTTCATTGCTCATTCCTAAGGTAAAAAGAAAGTTTTGTAGGTAAGGTGCGTATTACGCACCGTTTAAATCATTCAGTTTTATCCAAAAGTCTTCTTAATAGTTCAATTTCTTTATCTTTTTGGATAAGTAATTCATCTTTATAAGAAAGGGCTAATTTTAGTTTCTCAATTTCAGAAACCAAACTTTGGTCGCTATTATAATAATTATTACTATAATTTTCACTGATTTGGCAAATAAAGTTTTTATTGTCCAATAATTCAGTAACTTGCACACCAAATAAAGTTGCTATGTCGTTTAACCGCTCCAAATTCGGCATACTCTCACCCCTTTCTATCTTGGCGTAACCATTCCTAGTAATGCCTAATTTGTCCGCCATTTGCTCTTGCGTCCAGTTGTTTTGCTCTCGTAGCTCACGAATGGTGTCAGTATCAATCATAAAAATACCCATATTTTTCAAAAAAAGACCACTCGCAGTTAGCAAATGATAAGTGCAGGTTGGTTTAAAAATAAAATAAATTATTGTAACATATGATATTAGAAATTCAAAATTTTTTGGGAGTTTTTTGTGGAAATTATTGTAATGTTGGGGCTATTTGCATTTTTTGCCTTTGCTGTTATTGGTACATTTAGGGGTATTTCTAATAATGTAGGCATTTCGCATACCAACAACCAAGATACCGCAAATGCAATTAACATTATGCAAGAAAATCACAAAAACATTATCGGTCAGTTTCCTTACGGAGAACTTAAATCCGCTTGGCAAGATATTATTGCATTGGAAAGTGCTTATTTTGTTTTGGTTATCTTTATATTTTATATGCGACTTAGATTTCAAGATGATACAAGCAAAATACAACCAACCGTTGATGAAATTGTTGAAAAATGGGGTCAATTTATCCTAAAATTATCAAAACTTCCAAATACCGCTCAAAACCTAAATTATGTCAAAAAAGGTTTTCAAGAAAGGCAAACGATATACATACCTTTGGTTAAAACATACTCCAATCAAATTGTGTCCAATCCTGCTTTATTTTTGCATAATTCCAATGTTATTATCAAAGAAAATTATGAACTTTATGAAAAGTTTATAGAATTTGCCTTAGAAAATTATGAGCATATTGCATCTAATGAAAATTCTACAATGCATTTTCATAAAAATCCTAGCGATAATCATAATTTTGCTCAAATTTATGATAGTTTTTATAATGAAACCAGATTTACCGCTCAAAACAAACACGATTATTATCAAGAATTAAGAAAAAATGGCGAAAGCACTAATTATGATATTAAGATTGATGAAAGAACAAGATTTATTTCTGAATTTGCTCTAAAAATTTCATCTGACGGGCGTAAATTTTATTCCCCATATCAATAAGGATTTTATCAATGTCAAACAATCGTAAAAAATTTCCAATTTGGATACCTATCACATCCTTAGTATTAGCAATTATTTTAAACCCAAACGCAGTACAAATGCTCAGTCGTGGAATGATTTCGTCTGGAATGGTAGAGATTTTTGGAGCATTTTTATTATATTGCTTTTTACTGTATATCGGAAATTCTATATTTAATTCAAGAAAAAAGTGAGTATATTTATGGACATTATGGCAATCATCAAACTTATTGTGATATTTATTTTTGCCAGTATTGGTGCAAATTATGTAAAAAATAAGTTTAAAAAATAATTTTGTTTTGTTTGTTACGCACCATTTTTTATATTTGGTGCGTAATACGCATCTTACACACTCTACTTATCACTCTTTAACTTCTCTTTTTCAATCAATAACCGCCCAAAATGCTCTCTGGCGTTTTTGGCAATTTCAAAGGTTTTTAATAAATTCTCCGAATTGTCATTTTCAATATCGGTTTTTAATTGGTTTAAAATCGCCTGATAGTCATCAAGCCCTTGCAATACCGCCTGTTTATTTGCCAAAAAAATGTCATGCCACATAATCGGACTGCTTGCCGAAATACGGCTAAAATCCCGAAATCCGCCCGCCGCATAGCGAAAAATCTCCAAATTATCATCATCTTTGGCGAGCTGATAAGTCAAGGCATAGGACAATAAATGGGGCAAATGACTGGTTAGGCTTAGGATTTCATCGTGCTTTTGTGGGGTCATGAGACTCACAACCGCTCCGATATTTTGCCATAAGTCTATGATTTTATTGGTATAAATATCGTCCGCTTGATTGGGGCAGATGATAAGGGCGTGATTGACAAACAAATCCGCCTTACGAGACAGCACCCCAGACCGCTCCGCCCCTGCAATGGGGTGAGCAGGGACAAAATTTAGGTCAATGCCCGTTTCATCTTGGGCAGTGTTGCAAGCGGTGATGACGTTCATTTTGGTGCTACACACGTCGCTTACGATACAGTCGTCCGCCAACAGTCCGCTTTTTTTGGCATGAGCAAGCGTACGAAAAATCGGCAACACCGCTTGCACAGGCACACAAATCACGACCAAATCGCACCCTTGTAGCACGTCCGTGAGCGTGGATGAGCCGTGTGAGATAAGCCCAATCTCTTGGGCGGTGCGTAGGGTGTCGGCATTGTCATCACACGCCACAACCTCATGAGTGAGCTTTTTGTCAAGCATGGCGGTTGCAAGGCTTGCACCGATAAGCCCAAGTCCAATAATGGCGGTTTTGTTAAATGGGGCGTTTTTTTGCATAAATTTATCAATCATCTACTTTTTACCCCATTGTCATTTTGATTAAAAAATGATTATGGGTATTTATTAGGTTAAGTTAAAACAAATCTTATGCAGACTTTTGAAACTCAACCGACAATTTTTATTATATGAAAATCACCCTAAAACAGGGTAATTTTATCATCATGATTTTACAAAACCGCCTTAGGATATGACCCCAATACTCGCACGTCTTTGGCGATTTTGGCAATGTCATCAATGGCATTTTTGACGTTGTCGTCAGCGATATGCCCTGTCATGTCAATAAAGAACACGTACGCCCATTTGTTCGGACGCTCGGGGCGGGTCTCAATGCTCGTCATGGATACGCCGTGTTTTTTTAGGGGTTCTAGTAGCTCAATCAACGCCCCTGCACGGTCTGGACTTGACACAACTATGGACGTTTTGTCTTGACCGCTTGGGGCGACCGCTTCATGCCCGATGATAAGAAAACGAGTGGTGTTGTTGGGGTTGTCCTCAATATTTTCGTACAATTTGTGCAAGCCGTATTCTGCTACCGCCACATCGCCTGCAATGGCTGCCGAATGCCATTCGTTTTGTAGGCGTTTTGCCGCCTCGCCATTGCTTGACACCGCCACACGCTCCACGTTGGGGAAATTGACATCAAGCCAATGACGGCACTGGGCTAGCGACTGCTGGTGCGAATAAATGCGACTTAGGCTGTCCACTTTGGTGTGTTCTGCCACCAAAAAGTTGTGATGAATGGGCAACTCCACCTCGCCGATGATTTTCAGGCTTGACCCCAAAAATGCGTCCAACGTATGATTGACCACGCCCTCGGACGAGTTCTCCACAGGCACTACGCCATACATGGCAGAGCCTGCCTCCACTTCACGAAACACATCGGTAATCGTGGCAAGCGGTACAGTTGTCGCTGCCTTGCCAAAATGTTTTAGGGCAGCGGCGTGGGTAAATGTGCCAACAGGCCCCAAAAAAGCGACCTTTTGCGGGGCTTCTAGCTCCAAACACACCGACATAATCTCCCGAAACAGGCGTGCCATTTTCTCGCCCGATAGGGGGCCTGTGTTACGAGCCATGACCGCTTTTAGCACTTGGGCTTCACGTTCGGGGCGATAAAAAATGGGGTGGTCTTCATGGTTCTTTTTGGCAATGGCGACCTGTTGGGCGATGCCTGCTCGCTCGTTGATAAGTCGTTGAATTTGTTCATCAATACTGTCAATCTTGCCACGCAAATCGGTAATTTGGTTGGTATCTAGGTTGGTTTTGGGGGTTTGTTTGCTCATGTCTGCCCTTTTTTTGTGTGCTAAAAATAGGTTAATGATACATGAATATTGGGGGTTTGGGCAAATGTTTTTTGGGGTTTGGGGGCGATTTTGTAGGGATTGGTTGGGGAAATGGGTGTTTATGGTGTTAGTTTATGATAGTTTTAAATGGATTTGTAAGAACAAATGACATTTGCCTTGTGTTATAATATTGCGATTGGGCGTTGTGTTCGCCCTACCAATTCACCCAAGTATTTTGCACAGACCAATGATGAAAACCAGTAAATTTAACGCATTTGATTATTTTGAAAGTGATGATGAGATTTTGGATTATTTAAGTGATTGCTTTAATGATGATGACCCACAATTATTTGTTACCGCCTTATCGCATTTGATAGAGAAAAAAGGCGTTGCAGAAGTTGCCAAATTAACAGGGCTAAATCGTGAAAGCCTATACAAAACCGTGAAAGGGCAAACACAACCAACATGGGCGACTGTGCATAAAATCATACACGCTTTAAAAATCCAATCCAACTTTGCTTATGCTTAATTTAAACGATGACAAATAATAAATGTGCACCCCAAAAATTGATATGGCAAATAGGTAAAGCTGATAGCAAAAACCTTATAGCATTATTAGAAAATGACAGAAAACCCAATGATGAATTAACCGCTTTATTGGCATTAAGTAAACCGATTAAAGATAATACGGATAATACACCCAAAGAAATTTAAAAATGATACGGTTGGGCGAATGTCATTTACCCCTACACGTCCAAATTTTAAAATGGTTATTTGATTTACTCCTGTAACACCAACGCCACCACCCAATTTTGCCGATTAAAATTACACGCTGTTTCATGATTGGGATTGCATTCTGTCTCGCTTGGGGCTGGCAATATCACTTTGCCGTCATTATCCATTGGCATTTTGCGTAACATGACGGTATGCAGCACATTACCGCCGATAAGCCACATTTCTTGATTTTCCTTATCGGTCTTGACCACAATATCACAATGAGCAGGCAAGCCACGCCCTCCCTCCGCCAAATATTCGTCCAAATCCTGATAACTGCCAATCAGCTCACGCCCATAACTTCGCACATAGCACAGCATATCGCCCTGTTTTAGGGGGTTTGCCAAAGGGTCTGCCGTGCGATAATCGCCCACGCCCTGCCAAGATGTGGCGATATAATCAAAATGGCGTGGCGACACATAAAAATCCACACCCGCCTGTCTCATCACATACGACACAAAGCCTGCCGACCATGCCACGTCGCTGGCAAAGGCTCGGCAAATGTTGGTACTGGCGTTCTCGCCCCTGTCCGCCTTGTCGCAACGCTCATAAGGCAACGCCCTATCAAGCCGTGCCAACGCCCCACTATCACGCCAATACGCCACCACACGCTCCCACGCTCGTGAGCCGTCCGTCAGGCGTGCGTTTTCTGACTCATAATGGCTGTATTTGGCGATTTGTCCGTTTGTGGTGATAAACGGCTCGCCCCATGCCTTGTGTTCACGCAGGGCGATGTGGGCGATACGTTCGGCTTTTGGGGTGTGTGAGGCGAATGTGGGCGTGGG
This Moraxella sp. K1664 DNA region includes the following protein-coding sequences:
- the pheA gene encoding prephenate dehydratase; this encodes MSKQTPKTNLDTNQITDLRGKIDSIDEQIQRLINERAGIAQQVAIAKKNHEDHPIFYRPEREAQVLKAVMARNTGPLSGEKMARLFREIMSVCLELEAPQKVAFLGPVGTFTHAAALKHFGKAATTVPLATITDVFREVEAGSAMYGVVPVENSSEGVVNHTLDAFLGSSLKIIGEVELPIHHNFLVAEHTKVDSLSRIYSHQQSLAQCRHWLDVNFPNVERVAVSSNGEAAKRLQNEWHSAAIAGDVAVAEYGLHKLYENIEDNPNNTTRFLIIGHEAVAPSGQDKTSIVVSSPDRAGALIELLEPLKKHGVSMTSIETRPERPNKWAYVFFIDMTGHIADDNVKNAIDDIAKIAKDVRVLGSYPKAVL
- a CDS encoding helix-turn-helix transcriptional regulator — translated: MIDTDTIRELREQNNWTQEQMADKLGITRNGYAKIERGESMPNLERLNDIATLFGVQVTELLDNKNFICQISENYSNNYYNSDQSLVSEIEKLKLALSYKDELLIQKDKEIELLRRLLDKTE
- the rarD gene encoding EamA family transporter RarD gives rise to the protein MSNKPTITTTPKGLMTALLAFLMWGNFPFYFKLLDGYHAVEVIVHRVVWTFVVLSLVIIIGKRTAWLTQIRQNPKWLGLTFVSALLIGTNWLTYVWAVANDRVLEASLGYFINPLMGVGLSLVIFKERLRLLQKIAVALAVLAVGIQVVLFGGVPWVSLILALSFAFYGVLQRQTPFNAIDGLFIETALLLPLCLMWLVSADVASSTLAFWVSYDIWLLALAGPITLIPLLLYNQSTKLVSFNTLSFLGYLTPSIVFMIAVFYYHEPIDLKRLMIFGLIWLGLIMFSVDMVKHRKH
- a CDS encoding DUF2272 domain-containing protein, producing the protein MPKLLPLLCTALALSACVSTHAPQGNPQGHLWQSPTPTFASHTPKAERIAHIALREHKAWGEPFITTNGQIAKYSHYESENARLTDGSRAWERVVAYWRDSGALARLDRALPYERCDKADRGENASTNICRAFASDVAWSAGFVSYVMRQAGVDFYVSPRHFDYIATSWQGVGDYRTADPLANPLKQGDMLCYVRSYGRELIGSYQDLDEYLAEGGRGLPAHCDIVVKTDKENQEMWLIGGNVLHTVMLRKMPMDNDGKVILPAPSETECNPNHETACNFNRQNWVVALVLQE
- a CDS encoding prephenate dehydrogenase/arogenate dehydrogenase family protein, which produces MQKNAPFNKTAIIGLGLIGASLATAMLDKKLTHEVVACDDNADTLRTAQEIGLISHGSSTLTDVLQGCDLVVICVPVQAVLPIFRTLAHAKKSGLLADDCIVSDVCSTKMNVITACNTAQDETGIDLNFVPAHPIAGAERSGVLSRKADLFVNHALIICPNQADDIYTNKIIDLWQNIGAVVSLMTPQKHDEILSLTSHLPHLLSYALTYQLAKDDDNLEIFRYAAGGFRDFSRISASSPIMWHDIFLANKQAVLQGLDDYQAILNQLKTDIENDNSENLLKTFEIAKNAREHFGRLLIEKEKLKSDK
- a CDS encoding type II toxin-antitoxin system VapC family toxin; the protein is MNYLLDTHIVIWLAKEPHKLSNKVKNILENTENIIYFSTVNLWEIALKTNLKKDGFKFDTVKLYQRLLENGFLELGIDHKYTKILENLPIIHKDPFDRMLIAQSMIDDLCLITNDDKIIQYQGLKFLTND
- a CDS encoding DUF2868 domain-containing protein, which encodes MSLENIHPENLSNINTLDPIMHKKLDLIRRLENLGFIFAINPKVATEQACSSDGTPTDKLIYRASLMDGQGKLQSALHKGDFWIKGAGRLYAGISFVVGFIGVFGLLSTHVINFFYVLLGLLGWHTLTLVLWLIGLNSPSRHFGIYDVMNWFRPKSVIDSEAFDIYQEEFQQNPTWQIGKIIHRAWLFGLTGSLLALLMLFLFKSYAFVWESTLLSQHHFAMILKGLGFVPGLLGFELPNKMGLPYGDIPPARLAMLMILSVVVYGMIPRLCAYLLCHINARERFSIDLNLYYYQNLLRTFNQSIVDKDDYTPRTPKPSKTAPSTHKKIVATLEWASDDELWHGLSDDVKNLGAVDTKEDVLYLTQIASTLHAQILLGVDCRILPDRGVLRKVDLIRQNSDYGVIVKFLHSGGYVNEWRDALNERNVEQIN
- the folB gene encoding dihydroneopterin aldolase, with the protein product MNDIVFIQGLKINTLIGVYDWERAIKQSLVIDCEMVCDMTKASQTDDVAHAINYKTVCEDIERLCHEIQAKLLEKLAEEICTYLLAHYPCQTITLTIHKPNAIKQADSVGVKIIRHKSA
- a CDS encoding addiction module antidote protein, with protein sequence MKTSKFNAFDYFESDDEILDYLSDCFNDDDPQLFVTALSHLIEKKGVAEVAKLTGLNRESLYKTVKGQTQPTWATVHKIIHALKIQSNFAYA
- a CDS encoding 2-amino-4-hydroxy-6-hydroxymethyldihydropteridine diphosphokinase — translated: MIHQYIIALGSNHDSEMSFKIALDELKSWGDVDLSSVIIGKDFTGKTELIYHNAVMMIKLYKPMNYDEFNDVLKNIEIQCGREHNNSFKKVPMDLDVLAYYENDKWFIIKKRLPFKNHEKTGLIEIAPFLLTD